The Dyadobacter sandarakinus DNA window AATTGAACGGAGTGTCATATACGTGTACCTTCCTGATCTGATTTGATCATCCAGGTACCTCCGATGTAATGCCGGTTATGATCTGGGAAGATGCGCATACCAGGTATTACGTAAAATGGCAGCGCAGCCAAGTAAAATCAGGACTGCGAGGAGTGTCTGCGGATAAAGCCTGAGCACCAGAAATATAGGCACGCTGGTGATGCAAGTTTGTGCTATTATGCCAATCACAATGTTCCAGGCATCCCGTTTAAAGTTTGAATCCGGTACGAAGTGCTTGTCTTCCTGCATTACTTCATCCCGGACAGGCTTCCAGAATCCCCATGGACGGATGTTTTTGTAAAAACAGCGTAATACCTGCCTGTCTGTGGGCTTAGTAAGGAGCGATCCGGCTACGGATGCTGCCAGAGAAATAACCAGTATCACAGGAAAATAAAACAGCGGAAGCATACCGGGAAAAAGGTAGGGACCGGCCATCGCAGCGAGTATACCTGCCAGCATACCACAAAAAAAGCCAAAGCTGTTGAGCCGCCACCAGTGCCATTTCAGGACGTTGGCCGCCACAAACCCTCCGAACAAAGCCGATACGATCCATTGCAATGCACTGTTTACATCCTGCATAAAAATCCCCAGCAGTATACTGATGCTCACTACGACAAGTCCCAGCAGGTAATTCATCCGGCTGATCTGGCGGTTGGTAGCGTCTGGTTTTCGTTTAAGATAAATATCATTTACCATATAAGCCTGCGCAGCATTGAATGTTCCTGCAAATGTGCCCATAAATGCACCCATCAAACCCACCAGTACCAGGCCGAGCAGTCCGGGCGGAACATAAAGATTGAGGACCGCAGGCAGGATACGTTCAAAGTCAATCTGACCATTGGATTGCAGGTGCAGTTTTTGGAAAAACAAAAGTCCCAGGACCGTAATGCCGATAATCATCAGGTAGCGTGTCGGAAGCAGCACCACATTTACAAACATGCTCATCAGGGCTGCCTCACGGGGTGAACGGGCTGAAAGGATTTTCTGCATATCGTAGGTAGGGGCAGGTCCGGCAAGGCTGGCCAGGATTCCTTTGGCAGCCATCAATGTAAAAAAATACCCGAACGGAGAAAAACCGTTGCGCTCGATCTTCCGGTTGACCAGTTCCAGGTAGCCGGTCCAGTGCATGTCCAGCTCCCAGCC harbors:
- a CDS encoding sodium:solute symporter family protein yields the protein MKLQAFDLAVIILYLALVTLIGLVLKKQAQRSKNDYLLGGKSMPYWMLGISNASGMFDISGTSWMVAMMFVYGLKSVWLPWLWPVFNQIFMMVYLSVWLRRSNASTGAEWMETRFGKAGGDRLAHHVIVIFALLSCLSMMAYGFIGLGKFLEIFIPWTLVKSLLPWLPVSEQYAAHVYGVLFTLFTVAYSMLGGMKSIVWVDLIHYGIMVVVSASIAWIAWHELGNAGRLPVPEGWYNPFFGWELDMHWTGYLELVNRKIERNGFSPFGYFFTLMAAKGILASLAGPAPTYDMQKILSARSPREAALMSMFVNVVLLPTRYLMIIGITVLGLLFFQKLHLQSNGQIDFERILPAVLNLYVPPGLLGLVLVGLMGAFMGTFAGTFNAAQAYMVNDIYLKRKPDATNRQISRMNYLLGLVVVSISILLGIFMQDVNSALQWIVSALFGGFVAANVLKWHWWRLNSFGFFCGMLAGILAAMAGPYLFPGMLPLFYFPVILVISLAASVAGSLLTKPTDRQVLRCFYKNIRPWGFWKPVRDEVMQEDKHFVPDSNFKRDAWNIVIGIIAQTCITSVPIFLVLRLYPQTLLAVLILLGCAAILRNTWYAHLPRS